The following proteins are encoded in a genomic region of Pseudomonas sp. Os17:
- a CDS encoding sugar ABC transporter ATP-binding protein has product MFSCATASSTPLAAVQPATPATQEPYLLEVINVSKGFPGVVALSDVQLRVRPGTVLALMGENGAGKSTLMKIIAGIYQPDAGELRLKGRPVVFDTPLQALQSGIAMIHQELNLMPHMSIAENIWIGREQLNGLRLIDHREMHRCTAALLARLRIDLDPEEQVGNLSIAERQMVEIAKAVSYDSDVLIMDEPTSAITDKEVAHLFSIIADLKAQGKGIIYITHKMNEVFAIADEVAVFRDGAYIGLQRADSLDGDSLISMMVGRELSQLFPQREKPIGDLLLKVRDLRLDGVFDGVSFDLHAGEILGIAGLMGSGRTNVAETLFGITPSDAGEIHLDGQPLRISDPHRAIEKGFALLTEDRKLSGLFPCLSVLENMEVAVLPHYAGGGFVQQKALRALCEDMCRKLRVKTPSLEQCIDTLSGGNQQKALLARWLMTNPRILILDEPTRGIDVGAKAEIYRLIAFLASEGMAVIMISSELPEVLGMSDRVMVMHEGELMGILDRSEATQERVMQLASGMSLVH; this is encoded by the coding sequence ATGTTCTCTTGCGCGACTGCCTCAAGCACCCCGCTGGCCGCCGTCCAGCCTGCCACCCCGGCGACCCAGGAGCCTTACCTGCTGGAGGTGATCAACGTCAGCAAGGGCTTTCCCGGTGTGGTGGCCCTGTCCGATGTGCAACTGCGGGTACGCCCGGGAACGGTGCTGGCGCTGATGGGCGAGAACGGCGCCGGCAAGTCGACCCTGATGAAGATCATCGCCGGCATCTATCAGCCGGATGCCGGTGAACTGCGCCTCAAGGGCCGGCCGGTGGTCTTCGACACGCCCCTGCAGGCCCTGCAATCGGGCATCGCCATGATCCACCAGGAACTCAACCTGATGCCGCACATGAGCATCGCCGAGAACATCTGGATCGGCCGCGAGCAGCTCAACGGCCTGCGCCTGATCGATCACCGCGAAATGCACCGCTGCACCGCCGCCTTGCTGGCGCGCCTGCGCATCGACCTGGACCCGGAGGAACAGGTGGGCAACCTGAGCATCGCCGAGCGGCAGATGGTGGAGATCGCCAAGGCGGTGTCCTACGACTCCGACGTGCTGATCATGGATGAGCCGACTTCGGCCATCACCGACAAGGAGGTGGCGCACCTGTTCTCGATCATTGCCGACCTCAAGGCCCAGGGTAAGGGCATCATCTACATCACCCACAAGATGAACGAAGTGTTCGCCATCGCCGATGAGGTGGCGGTGTTCCGCGATGGCGCCTACATCGGCCTGCAACGGGCCGACAGCCTGGACGGCGACAGCCTGATCTCGATGATGGTGGGGCGCGAGCTGAGCCAGCTGTTTCCCCAACGCGAGAAACCCATTGGCGACCTGCTGCTCAAGGTCCGCGACCTGCGCCTGGACGGGGTGTTCGACGGCGTGTCCTTCGACCTGCACGCCGGGGAGATCCTCGGCATCGCCGGGCTGATGGGCTCGGGCCGGACCAATGTCGCCGAAACCCTGTTCGGCATCACCCCCAGTGACGCCGGCGAGATTCACCTCGACGGCCAGCCCCTGCGCATCAGCGACCCGCACCGGGCGATCGAGAAGGGCTTTGCCCTGCTCACCGAGGATCGCAAGCTCAGCGGCCTGTTCCCCTGCCTGTCGGTCCTGGAAAACATGGAAGTGGCGGTACTGCCGCACTACGCCGGCGGCGGTTTTGTCCAGCAGAAGGCCCTGCGTGCCCTGTGCGAGGACATGTGCAGGAAGCTGCGGGTCAAGACCCCGTCCCTGGAGCAATGTATCGACACCTTGTCCGGGGGCAATCAGCAGAAGGCGCTGCTGGCGCGCTGGCTGATGACCAACCCGCGGATCCTGATTCTCGACGAGCCGACCCGGGGCATCGACGTCGGGGCCAAGGCCGAGATCTACCGCCTGATCGCCTTCCTCGCCAGCGAGGGCATGGCGGTGATCATGATTTCTTCGGAACTGCCGGAAGTCCTGGGCATGAGCGACCGGGTCATGGTCATGCACGAAGGTGAGCTGATGGGCATTCTCGACCGCAGCGAAGCGACCCAGGAACGGGTGATGCAACTGGCGTCCGGAATGTCGCTGGTGCACTGA
- a CDS encoding ABC transporter permease: MNVMSENKPAVAPARARRRFPTELSIFLVLIGIGLVFELFGWIVRDQSFLLNSQRLVLMILQVSIIGLLAIGVTQVIITTGIDLSSGSVLALSAMIAASLAQTSDFARAVFPSLTDLPVWIPVVAGLGVGLLAGAINGSIIAITGIPPFIATLGMMVSARGLARYYTEGQPVSMLSDSYTAIGHGAMPVIIFLVVAVIFHIALRYTKYGKYTYAIGGNMQAARTSGINVKRHLVIVYSIAGLLAGLAGVVASARAATGQAGMGMSYELDAIAAAVIGGTSLAGGVGRITGTVIGALILGVMASGFTFVGVDAYIQDIIKGLIIVVAVVIDQYRNKRKLKR; the protein is encoded by the coding sequence ATGAACGTGATGTCTGAAAACAAACCGGCCGTGGCGCCCGCCAGAGCGCGCCGGCGCTTTCCCACCGAACTGAGTATTTTTTTGGTGCTGATCGGCATCGGCCTGGTGTTCGAGCTGTTCGGCTGGATCGTTCGTGACCAGAGCTTCCTGCTGAACTCCCAGCGCCTGGTGCTGATGATCCTGCAGGTGTCGATCATCGGCCTGCTGGCCATCGGCGTGACCCAGGTGATCATCACCACCGGTATCGACCTGTCCTCGGGCTCGGTGCTGGCGCTGTCGGCGATGATCGCTGCCAGCCTGGCGCAGACCTCGGACTTTGCCCGGGCGGTGTTCCCGTCCCTGACCGACCTGCCGGTGTGGATACCCGTGGTGGCCGGGCTGGGGGTGGGCCTGCTGGCGGGGGCGATCAACGGCAGCATCATCGCCATCACCGGCATTCCGCCCTTTATCGCTACCCTCGGCATGATGGTGTCGGCCCGTGGCCTGGCCCGCTACTACACCGAAGGCCAGCCGGTGAGCATGCTCTCGGATTCCTACACCGCCATCGGTCACGGGGCCATGCCGGTGATCATCTTCCTGGTGGTGGCGGTGATCTTCCACATCGCCCTGCGCTACACCAAGTATGGCAAGTACACCTACGCCATCGGCGGCAACATGCAGGCGGCGCGCACCTCGGGAATCAACGTCAAGCGGCATCTGGTGATCGTCTACAGCATCGCCGGGCTGCTGGCCGGGCTGGCTGGGGTGGTGGCCTCGGCGCGGGCCGCCACCGGGCAGGCGGGGATGGGCATGTCCTACGAGCTGGACGCGATCGCCGCGGCGGTGATCGGCGGCACCAGCCTGGCCGGCGGGGTGGGGCGCATCACCGGTACGGTGATCGGTGCGCTGATCCTCGGGGTCATGGCCAGCGGCTTCACCTTTGTCGGCGTGGATGCCTACATCCAGGACATCATCAAGGGCCTGATCATCGTGGTGGCGGTGGTCATCGACCAGTACCGCAACAAGCGCAAGCTCAAGCGCTGA
- a CDS encoding TraR/DksA family transcriptional regulator, whose translation MTKEKLLAMPADDYMNAEQHAFFSDLLQAMKVETHERIEQNRIAIESLDTPADPADAASVEEERTWLVNAIDRDQRMLPQLEQALGRISDDTFGWCDDSGEPIGLKRLLISPTTKYCIEAQERHEQIDKHQRQA comes from the coding sequence ATGACCAAGGAAAAGTTGCTGGCCATGCCGGCGGATGACTACATGAATGCCGAGCAGCACGCTTTTTTCAGCGACCTGTTGCAAGCCATGAAGGTGGAAACCCACGAGCGCATCGAACAGAACCGGATCGCCATTGAAAGCCTGGACACCCCGGCTGACCCGGCCGACGCCGCTTCCGTCGAAGAAGAGCGCACCTGGCTGGTCAACGCCATTGATCGCGATCAGCGCATGCTGCCGCAACTGGAGCAGGCCCTGGGCCGGATCAGTGACGACACCTTCGGCTGGTGCGACGACAGCGGCGAGCCCATTGGCCTCAAGCGCCTGCTGATCAGCCCGACCACCAAATACTGCATCGAAGCCCAAGAACGCCACGAGCAGATCGACAAGCATCAGCGTCAGGCTTAA
- a CDS encoding methyl-accepting chemotaxis protein, translated as MIKTEQVTSQLSQQALGAASEAHASSAEGRTVLGESISRMHSLSQRANGSRELIEALSQRSEEIQRVTLVIQSIASQTNLLALNAAIEAARAGEHGRGFAVVADEVRGLAGRTATATDEVGVMVADIQQRTSDVVEQIRQLSDDLNLGVEQVEHTGRHLDNIARLAAGVEEQVSEIARGAETNREQLDSLFHAVEQMRSDLAISDQQTRSLAEAAVQMEGQAETISERLAAVGLDDYHQRIYDLAREGARRIAEQFETDLAQNRISLDDLFDRHYQLIANTHPPKYQTRFDRYTDQVLPPIQESLLPRHDGLVFAIACTQEGYVPTHNKIFSQPLTGDPQVDNLHNRSKRKFADRTGIRCGSHQQPLLLQTYTRDTGELMHDLSVPIMVQGRHWGGLRLGYKPEQTTPRRTS; from the coding sequence ATGATCAAGACCGAACAGGTCACCTCGCAGCTCAGCCAGCAGGCCCTGGGCGCCGCCAGCGAAGCCCACGCCAGCAGTGCCGAAGGGCGCACGGTGCTGGGCGAGTCCATCAGCCGCATGCACTCCCTGAGCCAGCGGGCCAACGGTAGCCGCGAGCTGATCGAGGCCTTGAGCCAGCGCAGCGAAGAGATCCAGCGGGTGACCCTGGTGATCCAGTCCATCGCCAGCCAGACCAATCTGCTGGCCCTCAACGCGGCCATCGAAGCGGCCCGGGCCGGCGAGCACGGGCGGGGCTTTGCCGTGGTCGCCGACGAGGTGCGCGGGCTGGCCGGACGTACCGCCACGGCCACCGACGAGGTCGGGGTGATGGTGGCCGATATCCAGCAGCGCACCAGCGATGTGGTGGAGCAGATCCGCCAGCTGTCCGACGACCTGAACCTGGGAGTGGAGCAGGTGGAACACACCGGTCGGCATCTGGACAACATCGCGCGGCTGGCAGCGGGAGTGGAGGAGCAGGTCAGCGAGATCGCCCGGGGCGCCGAAACCAATCGCGAACAGCTCGACAGCCTGTTTCACGCCGTGGAGCAGATGCGCAGCGACCTGGCCATCAGCGACCAGCAGACCCGCAGCCTGGCCGAGGCCGCGGTGCAGATGGAAGGGCAGGCGGAGACCATCAGCGAGCGTCTGGCGGCGGTGGGCCTGGACGACTACCACCAGCGTATCTACGACCTGGCCCGCGAGGGCGCGCGGCGCATCGCCGAGCAGTTCGAGACCGACCTGGCGCAGAACCGCATCAGCCTCGATGACTTGTTCGACCGCCATTATCAGTTGATCGCCAATACCCACCCACCCAAGTACCAGACCCGCTTCGACCGCTACACCGACCAGGTGCTGCCGCCGATCCAGGAATCCCTGCTGCCGCGCCACGACGGCCTGGTGTTCGCCATCGCCTGCACCCAGGAAGGCTACGTACCGACCCACAACAAGATTTTCTCCCAGCCGCTGACCGGCGATCCCCAGGTGGACAACCTGCACAACCGCAGCAAGCGCAAGTTCGCCGACCGCACCGGCATCCGTTGCGGCAGTCATCAGCAGCCGTTGTTGCTGCAGACCTACACCCGCGATACCGGCGAGCTGATGCATGACCTGTCGGTGCCGATCATGGTTCAGGGGCGGCATTGGGGCGGCCTGCGCCTGGGCTACAAACCCGAGCAGACAACCCCCCGGCGCACGTCTTGA
- a CDS encoding ABC transporter substrate-binding protein → MKGFRALLASGLLILAGLNPLPSAVAAEPIHFADLNWESGSLITEILRIVVESGYGLPTDTLPGTTITLETALASNDIQVIGEEWAGRSPVWVKAEAEGKVIALGDTVKGATEGWWVPEYVIKGDPARGLKPLAPELRSVADLARYKDVFKDPETPGKGRFLNSPIGWTSEIVNQQKLKAYGLEDSYVNFRSGSGAALDAEITSSIRRGKPILFYYWSPTPLLGRFKLVQLQEPPFDAEAWKTLTDASNPNPRPSRSLASKLSIGVSAPFHKRYPQLVSFFSQVELPIEPLNQALAQMSENHSTPRDAARAFLKQHPDLWRNWVPQDVAAKVTAALL, encoded by the coding sequence ATGAAAGGCTTCCGAGCGCTGCTGGCCAGCGGCCTGCTGATCCTGGCCGGCTTGAACCCGTTGCCGTCGGCCGTGGCCGCCGAGCCGATTCACTTCGCCGACCTGAACTGGGAAAGCGGCAGCCTGATCACCGAGATCCTGCGCATCGTGGTGGAGAGCGGTTACGGCTTGCCCACCGACACCCTGCCGGGCACCACCATCACCCTGGAAACCGCCCTGGCCAGCAACGATATCCAGGTGATCGGCGAAGAGTGGGCCGGGCGCAGCCCGGTGTGGGTCAAGGCTGAGGCCGAGGGCAAGGTGATTGCCCTGGGGGATACGGTCAAGGGCGCCACCGAAGGCTGGTGGGTGCCGGAGTACGTGATCAAGGGCGATCCGGCCAGAGGCCTCAAGCCGCTGGCGCCGGAGTTGCGCAGCGTCGCGGATCTGGCCCGCTACAAGGACGTGTTCAAGGATCCGGAAACGCCGGGCAAGGGCCGCTTCCTCAACAGCCCGATCGGCTGGACCTCGGAGATCGTCAACCAGCAAAAGCTCAAGGCCTATGGTCTGGAGGACAGCTACGTGAACTTCCGCAGCGGCTCCGGAGCGGCCCTGGATGCGGAGATCACCTCCTCGATCCGTCGGGGCAAACCGATCCTGTTCTACTACTGGTCACCGACGCCGCTGCTGGGGCGCTTCAAACTGGTCCAGCTGCAAGAGCCGCCCTTTGATGCCGAAGCCTGGAAGACCCTGACCGACGCCAGTAACCCCAACCCGCGTCCGAGCCGTTCCCTGGCCTCGAAACTGTCCATCGGCGTGTCTGCGCCATTCCACAAGCGGTACCCGCAGTTGGTGAGCTTCTTCAGCCAGGTCGAGCTGCCCATCGAGCCCCTCAACCAGGCCCTGGCGCAGATGAGCGAAAACCACAGCACGCCGCGGGACGCGGCCCGGGCCTTTCTCAAGCAGCATCCTGATCTGTGGCGCAACTGGGTGCCCCAGGACGTCGCCGCCAAAGTCACCGCTGCCCTGTTGTAG
- a CDS encoding TonB-dependent receptor, producing the protein MKQLPLLASLLACLSVNAWGQSALELAPTTVNAEGTDVEPGLNLEQSSGMASRLGLSLRETPASVAVASRQDLERRGARTFQDAANALPGVNASAPPGFGGFVSYRGFTSSQITQMFNGINVATGLARPVDAWIYDRVELVGGPSSLINGAGSVGGSLNYVTKLADRREQAAEGLLGYGSYDTTQTAFGVNHALSPAGAEVQHYARLDVSHNTSNGYIDRQERDAWSLAFSLLSDLTPDLSHTLAVEYQDEHEDSPYWGTPVRNPKAGELKIDKHNRFNNYNVADGLYEQRTVWLRSIIDYRINPSTSLRNTLYHLDSQRDYRNLETYQYNADNSRVNRSTAYLVRHQGQQDGNQFELRHDDQLFGLDTTWSGGFEYKVNSTTNSPWNVPASNSVDPDNFQPGYFYDLKGTRQGWAKDKTNQVTTRALFIENRLALTDELSLLSGLRYDAIDLDVTNHRALTASNPRHLKRNWEPVTGRLGLTWQFLPSANVYVQYSTAAEQPSGTQNFEVSTGKQWEVGSKFDYLDGRGSATLAAYRIERKDFAVTDPLDPANSIPVGQQTSRGIELANSLRVTPKLLAEANFAWVEAEYDEFNEKIASGAVVSRQGNTPTNVPARVANLWLTYDLAPSWQTGVDARYVASVYADNANTLRMPAYTLYGSFLRYRVDSHTAVTGRVRNLTNEVYGQFAHVSPAYYLGTPRTFELAVQTRF; encoded by the coding sequence ATGAAACAGCTTCCTTTGCTGGCGAGCCTGCTGGCCTGCCTGTCCGTCAACGCCTGGGGCCAATCCGCCCTGGAACTGGCCCCCACCACCGTCAACGCCGAGGGCACGGACGTCGAGCCCGGCCTGAACCTGGAGCAGTCCAGCGGCATGGCCTCGCGCCTGGGCCTGAGCCTGCGGGAAACCCCGGCCTCGGTGGCCGTGGCCAGCCGCCAGGACCTGGAGCGCCGCGGCGCCCGGACCTTCCAGGACGCCGCCAATGCCCTGCCCGGGGTCAACGCCAGCGCGCCGCCGGGGTTCGGCGGTTTTGTCTCCTACCGCGGCTTCACCAGCAGTCAGATCACCCAGATGTTCAACGGCATCAATGTCGCCACCGGCCTGGCGCGGCCGGTGGACGCCTGGATCTATGACCGGGTGGAACTGGTGGGCGGGCCCTCGTCGCTGATCAATGGCGCCGGCTCCGTGGGCGGCTCACTGAACTACGTGACCAAGCTGGCGGACCGCCGCGAACAGGCGGCCGAGGGCCTGCTCGGCTACGGCAGCTACGACACCACGCAAACCGCTTTCGGGGTCAATCACGCCCTCAGCCCGGCCGGCGCCGAGGTGCAGCACTACGCACGCCTGGATGTCAGCCACAACACCAGCAACGGCTACATCGACCGCCAGGAGCGGGACGCCTGGAGCCTGGCCTTTTCGCTGCTCAGCGACCTGACCCCGGACCTGTCCCACACCCTGGCCGTGGAATACCAGGACGAACACGAAGACAGCCCCTACTGGGGCACCCCGGTGCGCAACCCCAAGGCCGGCGAGCTGAAGATCGACAAGCACAACCGCTTCAACAACTACAACGTCGCCGACGGCCTGTATGAGCAGCGCACCGTGTGGCTGCGCTCGATCATCGACTACCGGATCAACCCCAGCACCAGCCTGCGCAACACCCTCTATCACCTGGACAGCCAGCGCGACTACCGCAACCTGGAAACCTACCAGTACAACGCCGACAACAGCCGGGTGAACCGCTCCACCGCCTACCTGGTGCGGCACCAGGGCCAGCAGGACGGCAACCAGTTCGAACTGCGCCATGACGATCAACTGTTCGGCCTCGACACCACCTGGTCCGGGGGCTTCGAGTACAAGGTCAACAGCACCACCAACTCACCGTGGAACGTGCCGGCCAGCAACAGCGTCGACCCGGACAACTTCCAGCCGGGGTACTTCTATGACCTCAAGGGCACCCGCCAGGGCTGGGCCAAGGACAAGACCAACCAGGTCACCACCCGCGCCCTGTTCATCGAGAACCGCCTGGCCCTGACCGATGAACTGTCCCTGCTCAGCGGCTTGCGCTATGACGCCATCGACCTGGACGTGACCAACCACCGGGCGCTCACCGCCAGCAACCCGCGCCACCTCAAGCGTAACTGGGAGCCGGTCACCGGGCGCCTGGGGCTGACCTGGCAGTTCTTGCCCAGCGCCAACGTCTACGTGCAATACAGCACCGCCGCCGAACAGCCCAGCGGCACCCAGAACTTCGAGGTATCCACCGGCAAGCAATGGGAAGTGGGCAGCAAGTTCGACTACCTGGACGGACGCGGCTCCGCGACCCTGGCCGCGTACCGTATCGAACGCAAGGACTTTGCCGTCACCGATCCCCTGGACCCGGCCAACAGCATTCCCGTGGGCCAGCAGACCTCCAGGGGCATCGAACTGGCCAACTCGCTGCGGGTCACGCCCAAGCTGCTGGCGGAAGCCAACTTCGCCTGGGTCGAAGCCGAATATGACGAGTTCAACGAGAAGATTGCCAGCGGCGCGGTGGTCTCGCGCCAGGGCAACACCCCGACCAACGTCCCGGCGCGGGTAGCCAACCTGTGGTTGACCTATGACCTGGCCCCGAGCTGGCAGACCGGTGTCGACGCGCGCTACGTGGCCTCGGTGTACGCCGACAACGCCAACACCTTGCGGATGCCCGCCTACACCCTGTACGGCAGCTTCCTGCGCTATCGGGTCGACAGCCACACCGCGGTCACCGGCCGGGTCCGCAACCTGACCAACGAGGTCTACGGCCAGTTCGCCCATGTCTCCCCGGCTTACTACCTGGGCACCCCGCGCACCTTCGAACTGGCGGTGCAGACCCGCTTCTGA
- a CDS encoding DUF2946 domain-containing protein, translating into MKLTRADRSLVAWMLYCCVLFNVFACSIGHGQMLGMQLNGIGGQFCSIDSETRAPSQQPADQDSLPTLSKAFGCPLCSSGGMGPALNSSLNLALLPQPQAPPLARQLQPPLPTRFTWPAAHPRAPPYA; encoded by the coding sequence ATGAAATTGACCCGCGCCGACCGCTCGCTCGTTGCCTGGATGCTTTATTGCTGCGTCCTGTTCAACGTGTTCGCCTGCAGCATCGGTCACGGGCAGATGCTCGGCATGCAGCTCAACGGCATTGGCGGGCAGTTCTGCAGCATCGATTCCGAAACCCGGGCGCCGTCGCAGCAACCGGCCGACCAGGACTCCCTGCCGACCCTGTCCAAGGCCTTCGGTTGCCCGCTGTGCTCCAGCGGCGGCATGGGCCCGGCGCTCAACTCCAGCCTCAATCTGGCGCTGTTGCCGCAACCCCAGGCGCCGCCGCTGGCCCGCCAGCTCCAGCCCCCTCTCCCGACCCGCTTCACCTGGCCCGCCGCCCATCCCCGGGCGCCGCCCTACGCCTGA
- a CDS encoding DUF3995 domain-containing protein, whose protein sequence is MNLLLAQGMSGTFLFISLIHLYWAAGGKRGSGAVIPEVPGPLPGQSQPAFRPPALATLLVAVGLLLVAMLVCLRVGLYLPSVTHPSLQWVISAIALLMFARAIGDSELVGFFKQVRDSKFARLDTLFYSPLCVVLGAGLLVLAWA, encoded by the coding sequence ATGAATCTTCTGCTCGCACAGGGAATGTCCGGGACTTTCCTGTTCATCAGCCTGATCCATCTGTACTGGGCCGCCGGCGGCAAGCGTGGCAGCGGCGCGGTGATTCCCGAAGTCCCGGGGCCGCTTCCCGGGCAGAGCCAGCCGGCCTTCCGCCCTCCGGCGCTGGCCACGTTGCTGGTGGCGGTGGGGCTGCTGCTGGTGGCCATGCTGGTGTGCCTGCGGGTCGGGCTCTACCTGCCCAGCGTGACCCATCCGTCCCTGCAATGGGTGATCAGCGCCATTGCCCTGCTGATGTTCGCCCGGGCCATTGGCGACTCCGAACTGGTGGGGTTCTTCAAGCAAGTGCGCGACTCGAAGTTCGCCCGTCTCGACACCCTGTTCTACTCACCCTTGTGCGTGGTGCTGGGGGCGGGGCTGCTGGTGCTGGCCTGGGCCTGA
- a CDS encoding Na+/H+ antiporter subunit G — translation MNSLEQLPLWVEVLVALLLVISSLFALIGALGILRMKSYFQRMHPPALASTMGSWTVALASILYFSALKSGPVLHAWLIPILLAITVPVTTLLLARAALFRKRMAGDDVPAEVSSKRNESGN, via the coding sequence ATGAACAGCCTGGAACAACTGCCCCTCTGGGTGGAAGTGCTGGTGGCCCTGTTGCTGGTGATCAGCAGCCTGTTCGCCCTGATCGGCGCCCTGGGCATCCTGCGCATGAAAAGCTACTTCCAGCGCATGCATCCACCGGCGCTGGCCTCGACCATGGGCTCCTGGACCGTGGCCCTGGCCTCGATCCTGTACTTTTCGGCGCTCAAGTCCGGGCCGGTGCTGCACGCCTGGCTGATCCCGATCCTGCTGGCGATCACGGTGCCGGTGACCACCCTGCTGCTGGCCCGGGCGGCGCTGTTCCGCAAGCGCATGGCCGGCGATGACGTACCGGCAGAGGTGAGCAGCAAACGCAACGAAAGCGGCAACTGA
- a CDS encoding K+/H+ antiporter subunit F, whose product MSVLLTNAILLSLFLFSLAMVLTLVRLFKGPSAQDRVLALDYLYILAMLMMLVLGIRYASDTYFEAALLIALFGFVGSFALAKFLLRGEVIE is encoded by the coding sequence ATGAGCGTGCTGTTGACCAACGCGATCCTGCTGAGCCTGTTCCTGTTTTCCCTGGCCATGGTCCTGACCCTGGTGCGCCTGTTCAAGGGGCCCTCGGCCCAGGATCGGGTTCTGGCCCTGGACTACCTGTACATCCTGGCGATGCTGATGATGCTGGTGCTGGGCATCCGCTACGCCAGCGACACCTACTTCGAGGCGGCGCTGCTGATCGCCCTGTTCGGCTTTGTCGGCTCCTTCGCCCTGGCCAAATTCCTTCTGCGCGGCGAGGTGATCGAATGA
- a CDS encoding Na+/H+ antiporter subunit E, which yields MKRLFPAPFLSLALWLLWLVLNLSVSPGNLLLGAILGFLAPLLMRPLRPLPIRIRRPGTILRLLLRVGCDVVVSNLIVAWGVLNEGRRPVRSAFVKIPLDLRDANGLAALSTITTVVPGTVWSELSLDRSILLLHVFDLQDEAQFIQHFKVTYERPLMEIFE from the coding sequence ATGAAGCGCCTGTTCCCCGCTCCCTTCCTGTCCCTGGCGCTGTGGCTGCTGTGGCTGGTGCTGAACCTGTCCGTCAGCCCCGGCAATCTGCTGCTGGGGGCCATCCTGGGCTTTCTCGCGCCGCTGCTGATGCGCCCGCTGCGGCCGTTGCCGATCCGTATCCGCCGCCCCGGCACCATCCTGCGCCTGCTGCTGCGGGTTGGCTGCGACGTGGTGGTGTCGAACCTGATCGTGGCCTGGGGCGTGCTCAACGAAGGGCGCCGCCCGGTGCGTTCGGCCTTCGTCAAGATTCCCCTGGACCTGCGGGACGCCAATGGCCTGGCGGCGCTGTCCACCATTACCACGGTGGTGCCGGGCACGGTCTGGTCCGAGCTGTCGCTGGACCGCAGCATTCTCTTGCTGCACGTCTTCGATCTGCAGGATGAAGCGCAATTCATCCAGCACTTCAAGGTGACCTACGAGCGCCCGCTGATGGAGATTTTCGAATGA